In Ruania zhangjianzhongii, the following proteins share a genomic window:
- a CDS encoding hydroxyacid dehydrogenase translates to MDARPRAVLAFDPPTLAADIFPPHLWGRLASAVRLETGVVLTETTSAAARAQLAEAEVLIAGWGAPRVPSSAVPQLRGVFYAGGVARTCLQDPEEFAARGVVAANARAANAVPVAEYTLAMILLANKGARPAAQEYRVLREKPVLRPGVGNYQRVVGIVGASQVGRLVIELLRPFDLDVIVYDPTLAEEEAERLGVQTGTLEEVAAASQVLSLHQPLTAATTGQIDARILSLLPDGATVINTARGAVLDESALLDELRRGRLDAVLDVTDPEPPGGHSELWRLPNVLLTPHIAGSMGNELQRLGLDVVLEVERFVRGEAVHYPEELI, encoded by the coding sequence ATGGATGCCCGGCCCCGCGCCGTCCTCGCGTTCGACCCACCGACGCTGGCGGCGGACATCTTCCCGCCGCATCTGTGGGGACGGCTCGCCAGCGCAGTCCGGCTCGAGACGGGCGTCGTGCTCACCGAGACCACCTCAGCCGCGGCCCGCGCGCAGCTGGCCGAGGCCGAAGTGCTGATCGCCGGGTGGGGCGCCCCGCGCGTGCCCAGCAGCGCGGTGCCGCAGCTGCGCGGCGTGTTCTACGCCGGTGGCGTGGCCCGCACCTGCCTGCAGGATCCGGAGGAGTTTGCCGCGCGCGGCGTGGTGGCCGCCAACGCGCGGGCAGCGAACGCCGTGCCGGTGGCCGAGTACACCCTGGCGATGATCCTGCTCGCGAACAAGGGTGCGCGGCCGGCGGCGCAGGAGTATCGCGTGCTCCGGGAGAAGCCAGTCCTGCGGCCGGGAGTGGGTAACTACCAGCGGGTCGTCGGGATCGTGGGTGCCTCCCAGGTCGGCCGCCTCGTCATCGAGCTGCTGCGCCCGTTCGACCTGGACGTCATCGTGTACGACCCGACGCTGGCCGAGGAGGAAGCGGAGCGGCTCGGTGTACAGACCGGCACCCTGGAGGAGGTCGCGGCCGCCAGCCAGGTGCTCTCCCTGCACCAGCCGCTCACTGCCGCCACCACTGGGCAGATCGATGCCCGGATCCTCAGCCTGCTGCCCGACGGTGCGACGGTGATCAACACCGCCCGTGGAGCTGTTCTCGACGAGTCCGCGCTCCTGGACGAGCTGCGGCGCGGCCGGCTGGACGCCGTTCTGGACGTCACCGATCCCGAACCGCCCGGTGGTCACAGCGAGTTGTGGCGCCTGCCGAACGTCCTGCTCACCCCGCATATCGCGGGCTCGATGGGCAACGAGCTGCAGCGGCTCGGCCTCGACGTGGTGCTCGAGGTCGAGCGGTTCGTCCGCGGCGAGGCCGTGCATTATCCCGAGGAGCTGATATGA
- a CDS encoding DUF58 domain-containing protein, translating to MSSPRWFVGLESLTLAVIGVLALAVGVLARRPDVALLGVPFLLSFAWGWITRPTAQPQVVLRRTAARARAGAVGAEVQLQPTAGADVTRLRLSSTGFRPIEALVDARTERTVPAELATARTGMQEMFRLDHLSSGFDAAVLSPVETAPPLRVTVHPPLVTLQGTPVPPRLAGLTGNHTSRRPGDGTDFRDVHLFTPGDRLRRIDWRVSARRSLDVRTGRLTELYTRRTFATADASVMLVVDSRDAVGPDVSAWGGGQAAAVDEPISLDLAREAAAAIAHVVLAAGDRVGLDDLGLRRRPVRPAAGRSQFERISRRLAALHPESFPTPRKRAPQVPSAALLVVFSTFLDDEAARMARTWRGQGHRVIAVDTLPPVRTTELDSLGDFAYQVVRLERQVRLAQLGRAGVEVLRWIDPDGPAGARSINVAWRLLTRAHRRRGTGVPGRPGAGVAR from the coding sequence GTGAGCTCGCCGCGCTGGTTCGTCGGGCTGGAGTCGCTGACTCTGGCTGTGATCGGCGTGCTCGCTCTTGCCGTGGGCGTGCTCGCCCGGCGTCCGGACGTCGCACTGCTCGGGGTCCCGTTCCTGCTCAGCTTCGCCTGGGGCTGGATCACCCGCCCGACGGCGCAGCCTCAAGTAGTCCTGCGCCGCACCGCTGCACGGGCTCGTGCGGGCGCAGTGGGTGCCGAAGTACAGCTGCAGCCCACTGCCGGTGCGGACGTGACCCGGCTGCGGCTCTCCTCGACCGGGTTCCGCCCGATCGAAGCGCTGGTCGATGCCCGGACCGAACGGACGGTGCCCGCCGAGCTGGCCACCGCCCGCACCGGCATGCAGGAGATGTTCCGGCTGGACCATCTCAGCTCCGGCTTCGACGCTGCGGTGCTTTCTCCGGTGGAGACCGCGCCGCCGTTGCGGGTGACCGTGCACCCGCCGCTGGTCACCCTGCAGGGCACCCCGGTCCCGCCACGGCTGGCCGGGCTGACCGGTAACCACACCTCCCGCCGCCCGGGCGACGGCACGGACTTCCGCGATGTGCACCTGTTCACCCCGGGCGACCGGCTGCGCCGGATCGACTGGCGGGTCAGCGCACGGCGGTCCCTGGACGTACGCACCGGACGGTTGACCGAGCTCTACACCCGCCGCACGTTCGCCACAGCGGACGCGTCGGTGATGCTGGTGGTCGACTCCCGGGACGCTGTCGGCCCGGACGTGTCCGCCTGGGGCGGCGGACAGGCTGCGGCCGTGGACGAGCCGATCTCCTTGGACCTCGCTCGGGAAGCAGCGGCCGCAATCGCTCATGTGGTGCTCGCTGCCGGGGACCGGGTGGGGCTGGACGATCTCGGGCTGCGCCGCCGGCCGGTGCGCCCGGCGGCGGGCCGGAGCCAGTTCGAGCGGATCTCCCGGCGGCTGGCGGCGCTGCACCCGGAGAGCTTCCCGACGCCGCGCAAGCGGGCCCCCCAGGTGCCCTCTGCCGCGTTGCTGGTGGTGTTCTCCACGTTCCTGGACGACGAGGCCGCCCGGATGGCCCGGACCTGGCGCGGGCAGGGGCACCGGGTGATCGCCGTGGATACGCTGCCGCCGGTGCGCACCACCGAGCTGGACTCGCTCGGCGACTTCGCCTACCAGGTGGTGCGGCTGGAGCGGCAGGTGCGGTTGGCCCAGCTGGGCCGCGCAGGCGTGGAGGTGCTGCGCTGGATCGACCCGGATGGACCGGCCGGTGCCCGGTCGATCAACGTGGCCTGGCGGCTGCTCACCCGGGCGCACCGGCGCCGCGGCACAGGAGTTCCGGGACGCCCTGGCGCGGGGGTGGCTCGATGA
- a CDS encoding D-arabinono-1,4-lactone oxidase, which translates to MTETNWAGSYTYTAQRLHQPDTVSQAQRIVADAHQIRALGSRHSFNDLADSAGDLISLAALPADIHVDAQAQVVRVAAGVRYGDLAAELDRAGWALAAMASLPHIAVAGAIGTATHGSGDRVQNLASAVVGLELISPDGDLVTLDADHPDLPGAAVHLGALGVLTKVWLRIEPSYQVAQYVVNDVPWDHVLTHFDEITSAAYSVSLFTRWDADVADQVWLKSRTGEVSLPMGVAAPGPQHPIRGVDPAWATEQAGLAGPWFDRLPHFRLEFTPSAGEEIQAEYLVPRPAAVAAIRAVRDIAPQIAPHLQVCEFRTMAADELWLSMAQGQDTVALHFTFDRVPEAVRALLPLLEETLAPFDARPHWGKWFAMGIGRLERLYPRMAGFRDLVRRYDPDGKFHNAFLQRTVLAR; encoded by the coding sequence ATGACCGAGACGAACTGGGCCGGCAGCTACACCTACACCGCGCAGCGGCTGCACCAGCCGGACACCGTGTCCCAGGCGCAGCGGATCGTGGCGGACGCCCACCAGATCCGGGCACTGGGTTCGCGGCACTCGTTCAACGACCTGGCCGACAGCGCCGGAGACCTGATCAGCCTGGCGGCTCTGCCCGCGGACATCCACGTGGATGCGCAGGCCCAGGTGGTGCGGGTGGCCGCCGGAGTGCGCTACGGCGACCTCGCCGCCGAGCTGGACCGCGCCGGCTGGGCCCTGGCCGCGATGGCCTCGCTGCCGCATATCGCGGTGGCCGGTGCGATCGGCACGGCGACCCACGGCTCAGGTGACCGGGTCCAGAACTTGGCGAGCGCCGTCGTCGGCCTGGAGCTGATCTCCCCTGACGGCGACCTGGTCACCCTCGACGCCGACCACCCTGACCTGCCCGGTGCAGCCGTGCACCTGGGCGCACTCGGGGTACTCACCAAGGTGTGGTTGCGGATCGAGCCGAGCTACCAGGTGGCGCAGTACGTGGTGAACGACGTGCCCTGGGATCACGTCCTGACCCATTTCGACGAGATCACCTCCGCGGCGTACAGCGTGAGCCTGTTCACTCGCTGGGACGCCGATGTGGCGGACCAGGTGTGGCTGAAGAGCCGGACCGGCGAGGTCAGCCTGCCGATGGGTGTGGCGGCTCCTGGTCCGCAGCATCCGATCCGGGGCGTCGACCCGGCCTGGGCCACCGAGCAGGCCGGTCTGGCCGGCCCGTGGTTCGACCGGCTGCCGCACTTCCGGCTGGAGTTCACCCCCAGTGCCGGAGAGGAGATCCAGGCCGAATACCTCGTGCCTCGCCCGGCTGCGGTGGCGGCGATCCGTGCGGTCCGCGACATCGCGCCGCAGATCGCGCCTCATCTGCAGGTGTGCGAGTTCCGGACGATGGCCGCCGACGAACTCTGGCTGTCGATGGCCCAAGGGCAGGACACGGTCGCGCTGCACTTCACCTTCGACCGGGTGCCGGAGGCGGTGCGGGCGCTGCTCCCGCTGCTGGAGGAGACCCTGGCACCGTTCGACGCCCGGCCGCACTGGGGCAAGTGGTTCGCGATGGGCATCGGCCGGCTGGAGCGGCTCTACCCGCGGATGGCCGGCTTCCGCGACCTGGTCCGCCGCTACGACCCCGACGGCAAGTTCCACAACGCGTTCCTGCAGCGGACCGTGCTGGCGCGCTGA
- a CDS encoding carbohydrate ABC transporter permease, which yields MRGASRIPARLRVAFVAILSVAMLVPMYIMVVNAFKPQQEILRTPLGLNPDTASTDFLAAAWSNTAFPVVEGYAVTLFLVLACNLVAIGTAVPAAYVIARTPKPFFQFLLLFFLAGMFIPPQIILVPAILVLKGLGLMGTIPGLVLFMSATMVPFTLFIFTGYIRMLPRSLDEAAAIDGAGRQRVLWTIVFPLMKPIVATAFILNALSAWNDFVSPQLILGPGSQFKTITTGVYAAVSSYSTNYEVVFPTLLLAVVPILAIFIVMQRYIMSGLATGAVKG from the coding sequence ATGAGAGGCGCATCGCGGATCCCGGCCCGGCTGCGGGTCGCGTTCGTGGCCATCCTGTCGGTGGCCATGCTCGTGCCGATGTACATCATGGTGGTGAACGCGTTCAAGCCGCAGCAGGAGATCCTGCGCACCCCGTTGGGACTGAACCCGGACACCGCCTCCACCGACTTCCTCGCTGCTGCCTGGTCGAACACCGCGTTCCCGGTGGTGGAGGGCTACGCGGTGACGTTGTTCCTCGTGCTGGCCTGCAACCTGGTCGCGATCGGCACCGCGGTCCCAGCGGCGTATGTCATCGCTCGGACACCGAAACCGTTCTTCCAGTTCCTGCTGCTGTTCTTCCTCGCCGGGATGTTCATCCCGCCGCAGATCATCCTGGTACCGGCCATCCTGGTGCTCAAGGGCCTCGGTCTGATGGGGACGATCCCGGGGCTGGTGCTGTTCATGTCGGCCACCATGGTGCCGTTCACGCTGTTCATCTTCACCGGGTACATCCGGATGCTGCCGCGGTCCCTGGACGAGGCTGCCGCGATCGACGGCGCCGGCCGGCAACGGGTGCTGTGGACCATCGTGTTCCCGCTGATGAAGCCGATCGTGGCTACTGCGTTCATCCTGAACGCCCTCAGCGCCTGGAACGACTTCGTCAGCCCGCAGCTGATCCTCGGCCCCGGCTCGCAGTTCAAGACGATCACCACCGGCGTGTATGCGGCGGTCTCCAGCTACAGCACCAACTACGAGGTGGTCTTCCCGACGCTGCTGCTGGCGGTGGTGCCGATCCTGGCGATCTTCATCGTCATGCAGCGCTACATCATGAGTGGGCTGGCCACCGGCGCGGTCAAGGGCTGA
- a CDS encoding FadR/GntR family transcriptional regulator, whose protein sequence is MIRSLVTEIVVGTYPPGSPLPSAGVLGEHYQVSRTVIREATTSLTEKGLVATRQGWGTVVLDQGQWSLLDPMVLDALFQREDRLVYLDNLIEIRALLECSMASRAADRIDDSGRRELRAAVERLNGLRHDPDAYPPADIDFHECIHQISEDAFGRAIVKSIQGKAVRSPQYRGRPGEEEMAITHQAHTKIADAILDGDPDAAAAAMREHITSSWDRRRPNATEPVQAT, encoded by the coding sequence GTGATCCGGAGCCTGGTCACCGAGATCGTCGTCGGCACGTATCCGCCCGGCTCACCACTCCCGTCGGCGGGGGTTCTCGGGGAGCACTACCAGGTGAGCCGCACGGTGATCCGGGAGGCGACCACGTCGTTGACCGAGAAGGGGCTGGTGGCTACCCGGCAGGGCTGGGGCACCGTAGTGCTCGACCAGGGGCAGTGGAGCCTGCTCGACCCGATGGTGCTGGACGCGTTGTTCCAGCGCGAGGACCGGCTCGTCTACCTGGATAACCTGATCGAGATCCGCGCACTGCTGGAGTGCTCGATGGCCTCTCGGGCCGCAGACCGAATCGACGACAGTGGCCGTCGCGAGCTGCGCGCCGCCGTCGAACGCCTGAACGGTTTGCGCCACGATCCGGACGCCTACCCCCCGGCAGATATCGACTTCCACGAGTGCATCCATCAGATCTCCGAGGACGCGTTCGGACGCGCGATCGTGAAGAGCATCCAGGGCAAGGCCGTGCGCTCCCCGCAGTACCGCGGACGTCCCGGTGAAGAGGAGATGGCGATCACCCACCAGGCGCACACGAAGATCGCCGACGCGATCCTCGACGGAGACCCGGACGCCGCTGCCGCCGCGATGCGTGAGCACATCACCTCCTCCTGGGATCGGCGCCGCCCGAACGCTACCGAACCGGTTCAGGCCACCTAG
- a CDS encoding ABC transporter substrate-binding protein, with the protein MSTRRSRALPATAITLATALVATACGGSDGGDEGGSGTVRMLVNITDNLTQAKWDELVAPFEEETGIDVQIEGPTGQSVAETFPSQLAAGTAPDVIESIFPSPDTAPEILDLTEFEWAQDTPMSDLYATDGQVNVVGVGMQAQSLLFYNKDLFSQAGISEPPQTWAELDDALAALQESGVPTPIGFAADWATGVQVQQMWHPQQNVATPGWQESVADGSSTLGEQFEPMLAHVSDWVEAGYTTADDVATDSGTQEANFIAGDVGIYPMGSWFTTTLAASPPDFEVGVFAAPVDDAADAPGPMGATLAFPYMVRDGASDVDAATQLVEYLVTDEDAIATQAEMDNFNREGLDVTTDEYSASVQEIVEAAPSFAVPGNQTVGDYALPVAGFNPKFTELVQGLWQGRPAADVAADLTAWYDAEATG; encoded by the coding sequence ATGTCCACACGACGCAGCCGGGCACTGCCGGCGACGGCCATCACACTCGCTACGGCACTGGTGGCGACAGCCTGTGGCGGCAGTGACGGAGGAGACGAAGGGGGCAGCGGCACCGTTCGGATGCTGGTGAACATCACCGACAACCTCACCCAGGCCAAGTGGGATGAGCTGGTTGCCCCCTTCGAGGAGGAGACCGGCATCGACGTCCAGATCGAGGGCCCGACCGGGCAATCGGTCGCAGAGACGTTCCCCTCGCAGCTGGCCGCGGGCACCGCGCCGGACGTGATCGAGTCCATCTTCCCGAGCCCGGACACTGCACCGGAGATCCTCGACCTCACCGAGTTCGAGTGGGCCCAGGACACCCCGATGTCCGACCTGTACGCGACCGACGGGCAGGTGAACGTCGTTGGTGTGGGGATGCAGGCGCAGTCCCTGCTCTTCTACAACAAGGACCTGTTCTCCCAGGCCGGCATCAGCGAGCCCCCGCAGACCTGGGCCGAGCTCGACGATGCGCTCGCGGCACTGCAGGAGTCCGGTGTCCCCACGCCGATCGGGTTTGCCGCCGACTGGGCGACCGGGGTGCAGGTGCAGCAGATGTGGCATCCGCAGCAGAACGTGGCCACCCCGGGCTGGCAGGAGAGTGTCGCGGACGGGTCGAGCACCCTCGGTGAACAGTTCGAGCCGATGCTGGCCCACGTCAGCGACTGGGTCGAGGCCGGCTACACGACCGCCGATGACGTCGCCACCGACAGCGGCACCCAGGAGGCCAACTTCATCGCCGGGGACGTCGGCATCTACCCGATGGGGTCCTGGTTCACCACCACGCTCGCGGCCTCGCCACCGGACTTCGAGGTCGGTGTCTTCGCCGCCCCCGTCGATGACGCGGCCGACGCCCCGGGCCCGATGGGCGCCACCCTGGCCTTCCCGTACATGGTGCGCGACGGTGCCAGCGATGTGGACGCGGCCACCCAGCTGGTCGAGTACCTGGTCACCGACGAGGACGCGATCGCCACCCAGGCGGAGATGGACAACTTCAACCGCGAAGGACTGGACGTCACCACCGACGAGTACTCGGCGAGCGTCCAGGAGATCGTCGAGGCGGCGCCGTCGTTCGCGGTCCCGGGCAACCAGACCGTGGGCGACTACGCCCTTCCGGTAGCCGGGTTCAACCCGAAGTTCACCGAGCTGGTGCAGGGCTTGTGGCAGGGCCGGCCCGCTGCCGACGTCGCCGCCGACCTGACCGCCTGGTACGACGCGGAGGCCACCGGCTGA
- a CDS encoding mandelate racemase/muconate lactonizing enzyme family protein has translation MRIIGYRTLTTVHDWRRPVGDVNGVVTDGVTEVPLVLLETDDGLTGVGLGGHADVDRIFPALEGQDPRATFALYDRMLARVFKTGHGGATFATIGALDMALWDLKAKAAGEPLWRTLGAADRFVPGYASGLDYALSDDELVALYQRWADRGFTGAKVKGGLDIDRDLHRIEAVRDVLRVNSDQPAMMYDVNESWGRHQAVRLARQADEGVALTWIEEPVRRWDVPGHRAVARATTAAVATGENLTGLEQYRALLDADAVEVVQTGSVWGITHFLRVSVLALGRDLPVSPVAYNTNPVAHAAAAVPNHLSTELQNLCAPVGLSVDQEIADGGLVLGDAPGLGIDVDEAAIAAHTATGHWEVPAGPHVRSADAGLQLARRRNAQVG, from the coding sequence ATGCGCATTATCGGATACCGCACCCTGACCACGGTGCACGACTGGCGCCGTCCGGTCGGTGACGTCAACGGTGTGGTGACCGACGGGGTCACCGAGGTTCCGCTCGTGCTGCTGGAGACCGACGACGGACTGACCGGTGTCGGTCTGGGCGGGCACGCAGACGTGGACCGGATATTTCCCGCCCTCGAGGGCCAGGATCCGCGGGCGACCTTCGCGCTGTATGACCGGATGCTCGCTCGGGTGTTCAAGACCGGCCACGGTGGAGCGACGTTCGCCACGATCGGAGCCCTCGACATGGCGCTGTGGGACCTGAAGGCCAAAGCGGCTGGCGAGCCGCTCTGGCGCACCCTCGGCGCCGCGGACCGGTTCGTCCCGGGGTATGCCTCGGGTCTGGACTACGCACTCTCCGACGACGAACTGGTAGCGCTGTACCAGCGATGGGCAGACCGCGGCTTCACCGGCGCGAAGGTCAAAGGAGGTTTGGACATCGACCGCGACCTGCACCGGATCGAGGCGGTCCGGGACGTACTCCGGGTGAACAGCGACCAGCCCGCGATGATGTATGACGTCAACGAAAGCTGGGGCCGCCACCAGGCTGTGCGTTTGGCCCGGCAGGCGGACGAAGGTGTGGCGTTGACCTGGATCGAGGAGCCGGTACGCCGGTGGGACGTTCCCGGGCACCGAGCCGTCGCCCGAGCCACCACGGCAGCTGTCGCTACGGGAGAGAATCTGACCGGTCTGGAGCAGTACCGGGCGCTGCTGGATGCCGATGCCGTCGAGGTGGTGCAGACCGGGAGTGTCTGGGGGATCACCCATTTCCTCCGGGTGTCCGTACTCGCACTCGGCCGGGACCTCCCGGTCAGCCCGGTCGCCTACAACACCAACCCGGTCGCGCATGCAGCAGCGGCGGTGCCGAACCATCTGAGCACTGAGCTTCAGAACCTGTGCGCACCGGTCGGACTGAGCGTCGATCAGGAGATTGCGGACGGCGGACTGGTGCTCGGCGACGCCCCCGGGCTCGGGATCGATGTGGACGAGGCTGCGATCGCGGCGCACACGGCGACCGGGCACTGGGAGGTGCCCGCCGGCCCGCACGTGCGCTCCGCCGATGCCGGTCTGCAGTTGGCACGACGTCGGAATGCCCAGGTGGGTTGA
- a CDS encoding AAA family ATPase, with protein MTETPIAPLSATQVAHLGEQVLTEVSSVVVGMTEPLRTALAAICASGHVLFEDVPGLGKTLAARCLSAALGLEFRRLQCTPDLLPADITGSFVYDPASSDFTFRPGPLFAGLFLADEINRTPPKTQSALLEAMAERQVTVEGTSYQLPRPFHVLATSNPVEYEGTYPLPEAQLDRFMVRLSVGYPDAAGEADVLLRRIERRQEEATVAQVTDADTLRAMQAGVEAVDADPDVARYCVDLAVATRSHPAVEVGASPRGSQALLLVARARAVLAGREFVTPEDVKAIAVPALAHRLVLTPAAWAQGTTPEAVVAQLLDEVPGPAATASAGAHQQ; from the coding sequence GTGACCGAGACCCCCATTGCCCCGCTGTCTGCCACCCAGGTCGCCCACCTGGGCGAGCAGGTGCTGACCGAGGTGAGTTCCGTCGTCGTGGGCATGACCGAGCCGCTGCGTACCGCGCTGGCCGCGATCTGTGCCAGCGGCCACGTGCTGTTCGAGGATGTGCCCGGCCTCGGCAAGACGCTTGCTGCCCGGTGCCTGTCCGCAGCGCTGGGCCTGGAGTTCCGACGGTTGCAGTGCACACCGGACCTCCTGCCGGCGGACATCACCGGCTCGTTCGTGTACGACCCGGCCAGTTCCGACTTCACCTTCCGCCCGGGGCCGCTGTTCGCCGGGCTGTTCCTGGCCGACGAGATCAACCGCACGCCACCGAAGACTCAGTCCGCGCTGCTGGAGGCGATGGCCGAGCGGCAGGTCACCGTGGAGGGCACCAGCTACCAGCTGCCGAGGCCGTTCCACGTGCTCGCCACCTCCAACCCGGTGGAGTACGAGGGCACCTACCCGCTGCCCGAGGCCCAGCTGGACCGGTTCATGGTGCGGCTCTCCGTGGGCTACCCGGACGCCGCCGGTGAGGCGGACGTGCTGCTGCGCCGGATCGAGCGGCGCCAGGAGGAGGCCACCGTGGCGCAGGTGACCGACGCGGACACCCTGCGCGCGATGCAGGCCGGGGTGGAGGCTGTGGACGCCGACCCCGACGTCGCTCGCTACTGCGTGGACCTGGCCGTGGCCACCCGGTCCCATCCGGCGGTGGAGGTCGGTGCCTCTCCGCGCGGCTCGCAGGCGCTGCTGCTGGTGGCCCGCGCGCGGGCGGTGCTGGCCGGGCGGGAGTTCGTCACCCCGGAGGACGTCAAGGCGATCGCGGTACCGGCCCTGGCGCACCGTCTGGTGCTCACCCCGGCCGCCTGGGCACAGGGCACCACACCGGAGGCCGTGGTCGCACAGCTTCTCGACGAGGTGCCCGGGCCCGCGGCGACCGCGAGCGCGGGTGCACACCAGCAGTGA
- a CDS encoding aldo/keto reductase: protein MTDTLAESSLRTGTSLTRLGYGAAQLGNLYQSISDEEATSAVDAAWDAGIRYFDTAPHYGLGLSERRLGAALARHPRNEYVLSTKVGRRLVATPERAHLSDEHGFAVPASYVREWDFSADGVRRSLEGSLDRLGVDRVDIVYLHDPDDHWPEASTTALDALLELRDQGVISAVGVGMNQATMLARFVRERDVDLVMCAGRLTLLDQAAHEDLLPAAAERGVAVVAAAVYNSGLLSRARPPADARYDYQRAPQDLHRRALQIADVAEQHGLTLPDLAVQYPLQFAPVASVVLGMRTPAHVRTNVDRMRAQVPEEIWTEMDRRGLVPAPQTEEMERTTR from the coding sequence ATGACCGACACGCTCGCCGAGAGCTCGCTGCGCACCGGGACATCGCTGACTCGCCTCGGCTATGGAGCGGCCCAGCTGGGCAACCTGTACCAGAGCATCTCCGACGAGGAGGCGACCTCCGCCGTCGATGCCGCTTGGGATGCCGGGATCCGCTACTTCGACACCGCCCCGCACTACGGCCTCGGCCTCTCCGAGCGGCGTCTCGGCGCCGCGCTCGCCCGCCACCCCCGGAACGAGTACGTCCTCTCCACCAAAGTAGGCCGCCGGCTCGTGGCCACCCCCGAGCGCGCCCACCTGAGCGATGAGCACGGTTTCGCTGTGCCCGCCAGCTACGTGCGGGAGTGGGACTTCTCTGCCGACGGCGTGCGCCGCTCGCTCGAGGGCAGCCTGGACCGGCTCGGCGTGGACCGGGTGGACATCGTCTACCTGCACGACCCTGACGACCACTGGCCGGAGGCCTCGACCACGGCGCTCGATGCGCTGCTGGAGCTGCGGGACCAAGGTGTCATCTCCGCCGTCGGCGTGGGAATGAACCAGGCGACGATGCTCGCCCGGTTCGTCCGGGAGAGGGATGTGGACCTGGTGATGTGCGCGGGACGGCTCACCCTGCTCGACCAGGCCGCACACGAGGACCTGCTCCCGGCCGCCGCAGAGCGCGGGGTCGCCGTGGTTGCCGCCGCGGTGTACAACTCCGGACTGCTGTCCCGGGCCCGGCCGCCGGCCGACGCCCGATACGACTACCAGCGGGCGCCACAGGACCTGCACCGCCGGGCGCTCCAGATCGCTGACGTGGCCGAGCAGCACGGCCTGACGCTGCCGGACCTCGCTGTGCAGTACCCGCTGCAGTTCGCACCGGTGGCCTCAGTGGTGCTCGGGATGCGGACGCCGGCCCATGTGCGGACCAACGTGGACCGTATGCGGGCGCAGGTGCCCGAGGAGATCTGGACCGAGATGGACCGGCGTGGTCTCGTGCCGGCGCCACAGACCGAAGAGATGGAGAGGACCACACGATGA
- a CDS encoding carbohydrate ABC transporter permease — protein MAARSTWTRGRDTLGALTLTVPAAAVYVVLMVVPVGFAIYYSFTSYNGIPSQAPEWIGWDNYLRIITDPIDEMRPAVWVTAAVALIGAFLVNAAALGLALLLQRTNRFNTFARAVMFYPHVLSALIVGFLWQAILGPQGAVNNILAGAGQSTLPFLSDPTWALATMIGVIVWGQFGVQLVLYLAGLQAVSAELQEAARIDGANRVQVFRHVTWPALAPTVTVTIVTSILSLLKVYDVVLGLTNGGPGDATQTWAYEILAVSFANNKVGLACAQAVLLILVAGLLSFTIIALRRRAETGAEAVS, from the coding sequence ATGGCAGCACGCTCGACATGGACGCGGGGACGGGACACCCTCGGTGCCCTGACGCTGACCGTCCCCGCGGCCGCGGTCTACGTGGTCCTGATGGTGGTCCCGGTCGGCTTCGCCATCTACTACTCGTTCACCAGCTACAACGGCATCCCCAGCCAGGCGCCGGAGTGGATCGGGTGGGACAACTACCTACGGATCATCACTGATCCGATCGACGAGATGCGCCCGGCCGTGTGGGTCACCGCCGCGGTCGCACTCATCGGTGCTTTCCTGGTGAACGCCGCCGCACTCGGGCTCGCGCTGCTGCTGCAGCGCACGAACCGGTTCAACACGTTCGCGCGGGCGGTGATGTTCTACCCGCACGTGCTGTCCGCGCTGATCGTCGGCTTCCTCTGGCAGGCGATTCTCGGCCCACAGGGCGCCGTGAACAACATCCTCGCCGGCGCCGGCCAGTCCACTCTGCCGTTCCTGTCCGACCCCACCTGGGCGCTGGCGACGATGATCGGCGTGATCGTCTGGGGACAGTTCGGCGTGCAGCTCGTGCTCTACCTCGCCGGGCTGCAGGCGGTCTCCGCCGAGCTCCAGGAGGCGGCCCGGATCGATGGCGCGAACCGGGTCCAGGTGTTCCGGCACGTCACCTGGCCCGCACTGGCACCCACGGTGACGGTCACCATCGTCACCTCCATCCTCTCCTTGCTGAAGGTGTACGACGTCGTTCTCGGCCTGACCAACGGCGGTCCGGGTGATGCCACCCAGACCTGGGCGTACGAGATCCTCGCAGTCTCGTTCGCGAACAACAAGGTCGGCCTCGCCTGTGCGCAGGCGGTCCTGCTGATCCTGGTCGCCGGGCTGCTCTCGTTCACCATCATCGCGCTCCGCCGTCGCGCGGAGACCGGAGCGGAGGCGGTCTCATGA